Within the Desulfurella amilsii genome, the region TCGTCCCTATTGCCTGCTAATATAAGTTTGTATTTGGGGTTTTTGTTTAAGGCAAACACAACTAAACACATACGTATCTTAACCCTATAAATTTATATAACAATTGAAAACAAATAAGCTCAAATAACTAAAAAAACCGCTGCCCACTGTTTTATTATAAGTCTAGTTGCGCTTTCTTTGGCAGTAATCTATAAAATTTTTTGCAAACTCAACGCAAAAACTTTTTTTTCTGACGCTTAACATGGACATGGCTCTAACCAAATAAACAATCTTTTTCATACATTTGCTTTCCAATTATTGTATATTTGGCCTCTGTATAAAGGTATTTGAATTTGGCCTTTTGAAAAGACTATCTGATAAAGTTGAGTATCACCCCACTTAAAGGAAGCGTAGGCACCATTTAAATACAACCTCCACATTCTAATAAACTTTTCGTCGAACGTCTGTTTGACTTTGCCTATATTTTTTTCAAAATGCTCTATCCAGTGTTCAATTGTTTTGGCGTAGTGAGGCCTTAGGTTTTCTATATCGATAATATAAAACTTTTTCTTCCTTAGTCTTTTAACCAATTCTTCTAAAGAAGGCAAGTATCCGCCGGGAAATATATACTTAAGCGTCCATGGATCAGTAGGCAGTGGCTCATTATGCCCAATTGTATGCAAAAGCCCAAGCGCACCTGACTCTAGAATGGCCTTGAGTTTGCTAAAAAACACATCAGCATAATTTTTCCCAATATGCTCATATGCTCCTATTGAAACAAATTTGTTGAAAGTCCCTGTTAGGTTCCTGTAGTCTTCATAAACAACTTCTATTTTATCGCTTAAGCCTTCCTCTTTTATTCTTTGTTTTGCAAATTCATACTGGTTTTTAGATATAGTGCAGCCTAAGCCTTTTATATTGTTTCTCTTTGCTGCATATATCAAAAAACCACCAAAACCACAACCAACATCTACAACTTTATCATTGTCTTTTAAGTAGATCTTTCTGCATATAAGTTCATATTTATTGTTTTGTGCAGTCTCTAAACTATCATCTGGAGTTTTAAAGTAAGCGCAAGAATACGTATAGCTTTTATCCAAAAACAAACCAAAAAAATCGTTGCCCAAGTCATAATGGTAAGATATATTTTTTTTAGCGCCCTTTTTTGAATTTATATTTGAAAGCTTATTTACTGCAATGGCAAGTTTTGTTTTTGCAGGTACCCTTATATTGTTCTTTTTTATGAAATTTTCAAGATACAGCAAATCCTTTAAATTTCCAGTTACTTCAATATTCTGGCTTACGTAGTGCTCTCCAAAACCCAAGCTCAAGTCACTAAATAAATCTTCAAGTACATTTTTAGCATTTATTTTTATACTTATTTTGTGCGGTTCACTCCCAAAATGTTTGGTTGTGCCATCCCAATAGGTAATCTGTGAAGAAACTTCCTTGCTTGCTTCTTCAAGAGCCTGTTCAATAAATTTTTGAAACTCT harbors:
- a CDS encoding SAM-dependent methyltransferase, whose protein sequence is MNTTREFQKFIEQALEEASKEVSSQITYWDGTTKHFGSEPHKISIKINAKNVLEDLFSDLSLGFGEHYVSQNIEVTGNLKDLLYLENFIKKNNIRVPAKTKLAIAVNKLSNINSKKGAKKNISYHYDLGNDFFGLFLDKSYTYSCAYFKTPDDSLETAQNNKYELICRKIYLKDNDKVVDVGCGFGGFLIYAAKRNNIKGLGCTISKNQYEFAKQRIKEEGLSDKIEVVYEDYRNLTGTFNKFVSIGAYEHIGKNYADVFFSKLKAILESGALGLLHTIGHNEPLPTDPWTLKYIFPGGYLPSLEELVKRLRKKKFYIIDIENLRPHYAKTIEHWIEHFEKNIGKVKQTFDEKFIRMWRLYLNGAYASFKWGDTQLYQIVFSKGQIQIPLYRGQIYNNWKANV